One window from the genome of Fulvivirga lutea encodes:
- a CDS encoding ATP-dependent Clp protease adaptor ClpS, with protein sequence MDFGHNYEEEVEVLEEVEIVDNKSLVVYNDDVNTFDHVINTLVKVCQHTVEQAEQCAWIIHYKGKCIVKTGSFKELKPKQEAICEKGIDARVH encoded by the coding sequence ATGGATTTCGGACATAATTACGAAGAAGAAGTAGAGGTTTTAGAGGAAGTAGAAATTGTCGACAACAAAAGCCTTGTTGTTTATAACGATGATGTTAACACTTTCGACCATGTGATCAACACATTGGTTAAGGTATGCCAGCATACGGTGGAGCAGGCAGAGCAATGCGCATGGATCATCCATTACAAAGGAAAGTGTATTGTAAAAACAGGATCATTCAAAGAATTAAAACCAAAACAAGAAGCTATTTGTGAGAAAGGCATTGATGCCAGAGTTCACTAA
- a CDS encoding pyridoxal phosphate-dependent aminotransferase, protein MNLSNRISNLEESATLAMAAKARELKSQGVDVISLSLGEPDFKTPQYIQDGAKEAIDTGKYFAYPPVAGYMDLRVAIADKLNRENNIPYKAENIVVSNGAKQSIANVMYSLINPGDEVIIFSPYWVSYSAIVELTEGKSVFISGDISTDFKATAKQLEEAITPKTKALIFSSPCNPTGSVFTKAELEAIAEVVKKHDIIAIADEIYEHINYTDEHVSLASLPGMFERTVTVNGFAKGFAMTGWRVGYIGAPEWIANGCTKMQGQITSANCSIAQRAALTALTGDATPTKEMAKEYLERRELVKGLLDEIPGVKTNVPKGAFYFFPDVSSYFGKSIGDRKIENASDLCIYILEEAHVSLVTGEAFGDANCVRLSYAASREDLVEALKRIKTALSKLS, encoded by the coding sequence ATGAACCTATCGAATAGAATTAGCAATCTGGAAGAATCTGCTACGCTAGCTATGGCTGCAAAAGCCAGAGAGCTTAAATCACAGGGAGTAGATGTTATCAGTTTAAGCCTCGGTGAGCCGGATTTTAAAACACCTCAATACATTCAAGATGGCGCTAAAGAAGCGATAGATACCGGTAAATACTTTGCGTACCCCCCTGTAGCAGGTTATATGGATTTACGTGTAGCTATTGCTGATAAATTGAATCGGGAAAATAATATACCTTACAAAGCTGAAAACATTGTTGTATCTAACGGTGCTAAACAGTCCATTGCCAATGTGATGTATTCATTGATTAACCCTGGAGATGAGGTAATCATCTTCTCACCGTATTGGGTGAGCTATTCAGCAATTGTAGAGTTGACAGAGGGAAAATCAGTATTTATAAGCGGAGATATTTCCACTGATTTTAAAGCGACTGCCAAGCAACTAGAGGAGGCAATTACGCCTAAAACAAAGGCTTTAATTTTTTCCTCACCATGCAATCCAACGGGTTCAGTATTTACTAAAGCTGAGTTAGAAGCTATTGCAGAGGTGGTAAAGAAACATGATATCATCGCTATTGCTGATGAAATTTATGAACATATTAATTACACAGATGAGCACGTGAGTCTTGCCTCATTACCGGGCATGTTTGAGCGAACTGTTACTGTAAATGGCTTCGCCAAAGGTTTTGCGATGACTGGTTGGAGAGTGGGTTATATAGGTGCACCTGAATGGATTGCCAATGGCTGCACTAAAATGCAGGGACAAATCACATCTGCCAACTGCTCGATAGCACAGCGTGCCGCCCTTACAGCTCTAACAGGAGATGCAACACCTACTAAAGAAATGGCAAAGGAGTATCTTGAGCGCAGAGAATTGGTAAAAGGCTTGTTGGATGAAATACCAGGCGTGAAGACTAATGTTCCTAAAGGGGCATTTTACTTTTTTCCTGATGTAAGCAGCTATTTTGGTAAGAGCATAGGAGATAGAAAAATAGAAAATGCCAGCGACCTGTGCATATATATTTTGGAAGAGGCACACGTTTCTTTGGTAACGGGTGAGGCCTTTGGAGATGCAAACTGCGTTAGATTATCGTATGCAGCATCCAGAGAAGATTTAGTGGAGGCACTTAAAAGAATTAAAACAGCTTTAAGTAAATTGTCTTAA
- a CDS encoding sensor histidine kinase, producing MSIFERIPKIYKTAYFFICGWYAVNFLLSSLIEWQVFRPYNTSVLWNGLYMFEALCIFIALIFFYCEWLFRQKVVFQITGHTAGLFVFFMAMSYISYYFDYYLDGLVFFDDWKDYMLNLLSWDAMRFYDQYIITVAVFYIIRYFEHVQRKEQEKSQLALKNKEMQLALLKSQINPHFLFNTLNSISTLISSSKEKARKVITQLSDVFRYALDSHSGVMVKLADELDFIENYIRIQQVRFGERLKYETDIDGRCLGMDVPPMILQPLVENSVKYGIAPKDDGGTITVHVKKIVGGVYFEVSDNGLGVNAAKVLDGKSTGVGLKNSDRRLKSIFGKSAGLKVEPRKDGYTVKFTIPVQEVFTSENQESELIEH from the coding sequence ATGAGCATATTCGAGCGCATACCGAAAATATATAAGACGGCATATTTCTTTATATGCGGCTGGTATGCTGTGAATTTTTTACTGAGTTCACTTATTGAATGGCAAGTTTTCAGACCATATAACACTTCCGTATTATGGAACGGACTTTACATGTTTGAGGCGCTGTGCATATTTATTGCATTGATATTTTTTTACTGTGAGTGGCTCTTTAGGCAAAAGGTTGTTTTTCAAATAACAGGGCATACGGCAGGCCTTTTCGTCTTTTTTATGGCCATGAGTTACATTTCCTACTATTTCGATTATTACCTGGATGGGCTTGTGTTCTTTGACGACTGGAAAGATTATATGCTTAATTTATTGAGTTGGGATGCCATGCGATTTTATGATCAGTATATTATTACTGTGGCTGTATTTTATATTATCAGATACTTTGAGCACGTTCAGAGAAAAGAACAGGAGAAGAGCCAGCTAGCTTTAAAAAATAAAGAAATGCAACTGGCATTGTTGAAATCGCAGATTAACCCTCACTTTTTATTTAACACTCTAAATTCCATCAGCACTTTAATATCCTCAAGTAAGGAAAAGGCAAGAAAAGTAATTACTCAGCTTTCCGATGTTTTTAGATATGCACTGGATTCGCATTCTGGAGTCATGGTAAAATTGGCCGATGAGCTGGATTTTATAGAGAATTATATTCGGATACAACAAGTAAGATTTGGTGAGAGATTGAAATACGAAACCGATATTGATGGACGTTGCTTAGGAATGGATGTGCCTCCCATGATATTACAACCATTGGTGGAGAATTCTGTTAAATATGGAATTGCACCGAAAGATGATGGTGGTACAATCACAGTACATGTAAAAAAGATTGTGGGGGGAGTTTACTTTGAAGTAAGTGATAATGGATTGGGCGTAAATGCCGCTAAAGTTTTAGATGGTAAATCTACCGGAGTAGGGCTAAAAAATTCTGATAGAAGGTTGAAGAGTATTTTTGGAAAAAGTGCAGGTCTTAAGGTAGAGCCACGGAAGGATGGTTACACTGTGAAGTTTACTATTCCGGTGCAAGAGGTATTTACATCTGAAAATCAAGAATCAGAATTAATCGAACATTAA
- the truA gene encoding tRNA pseudouridine(38-40) synthase TruA: protein MNPFLSKHFYLLRFQFLGFRYHGWQKQPGLKTVQGMIERTTRFVLGEDVKFKTLGASRTDAMVSARDFPMELFTYQELSTNFLEELNKNLPADIHALSIDQVNSKFNVIKDVSSKEYHYQFTFNTTKNPFDAHLVTYVHQTLDIDLMKSAAELFLGEHNFAGFCYPYEQVDKIRTIHSCKIDFDEERGLYIFKVISKGFMRYQVRLMIGVLFDIGREKLETSVLSEALKPGSSIKFDNRAPASGLILHRVNY, encoded by the coding sequence TTGAATCCTTTTCTAAGCAAGCATTTTTATCTGCTAAGATTTCAATTTTTAGGCTTTAGATATCATGGTTGGCAAAAGCAACCTGGTCTGAAAACAGTTCAGGGCATGATAGAAAGAACTACTCGATTTGTTCTTGGTGAAGATGTGAAATTTAAAACCTTGGGTGCTAGTAGAACAGATGCCATGGTTTCGGCAAGGGACTTTCCAATGGAGCTTTTTACTTATCAAGAGCTATCAACCAACTTTTTAGAGGAGCTAAATAAAAACCTACCGGCAGATATTCATGCACTTAGTATTGATCAGGTCAACAGCAAATTCAATGTGATAAAAGATGTAAGTTCAAAAGAGTATCACTATCAATTCACCTTTAATACAACCAAAAATCCGTTTGACGCTCACTTAGTTACATATGTTCATCAGACATTAGATATAGACTTGATGAAATCTGCTGCTGAATTATTTTTAGGAGAGCATAACTTTGCTGGATTTTGTTACCCGTATGAACAAGTAGATAAAATAAGGACGATACATTCATGTAAAATTGATTTTGATGAAGAACGAGGGCTTTACATATTCAAAGTCATTTCTAAGGGATTTATGCGTTATCAGGTTCGATTAATGATAGGAGTTCTTTTTGATATTGGAAGAGAAAAATTAGAAACTAGCGTACTATCAGAAGCACTAAAACCAGGCTCATCAATTAAGTTCGACAATAGAGCACCGGCTTCGGGCCTCATTCTCCACAGAGTCAACTATTAA
- a CDS encoding carboxypeptidase-like regulatory domain-containing protein, translating to MRLYFLLFFMVLSVGAYSQKTITISGRLIDAETEEPIIFASIGIDGKSVGTVSNTEGKFDFHIPYIYKDHMMVIRMLGYSNIQSKISNYTNSDTVTFRMNKASKVLEEIVIRDSLTGGDIVSAAISKIDKNFPSEPFLMDGFYRDLKKVGGKYFSLLEAAVKIYDEDYKEPNNKNRLHERVALMEVRKSLGYSNKFTRYFEQYNLLEDLLLHNNIRYRQFPEQEVFYNSFKRGKTTMYNGKQVHVALGNFLVPDNGGTMFIKLFVEVESYSIVRMEYERTFNNEILRKKGDLVSKYVSDVKTIDFKEYLGKMYLNLITLRSRINWHDEDTDQLKFETELQQELLINNIETNPDERIGRTEKMRRYGLQYQDERYNKEFWENYNVIKDTPLDEEIVADLEELGTLEEQFEY from the coding sequence ATGCGGCTTTATTTTTTACTTTTCTTCATGGTGCTGTCTGTGGGTGCATACTCACAAAAGACCATTACTATCTCGGGAAGGCTGATTGATGCCGAAACCGAAGAGCCCATAATTTTTGCATCTATCGGTATCGATGGAAAATCAGTTGGTACCGTTTCTAATACGGAAGGAAAATTCGATTTTCATATTCCATACATTTATAAAGATCATATGATGGTGATAAGAATGTTGGGCTATTCTAACATTCAATCTAAAATATCTAATTACACTAATAGCGATACGGTCACTTTTAGAATGAACAAGGCTTCTAAAGTTTTGGAGGAAATTGTTATCCGAGATTCTCTCACTGGCGGAGATATTGTTTCAGCGGCCATTTCTAAAATCGACAAAAATTTTCCAAGTGAACCATTCCTTATGGATGGTTTCTACAGAGATCTTAAAAAAGTAGGAGGTAAATACTTTTCACTACTAGAGGCTGCTGTGAAAATTTACGATGAGGATTATAAAGAGCCAAACAATAAAAACCGACTGCATGAACGGGTTGCATTAATGGAAGTTCGTAAGAGTCTGGGGTATAGCAATAAGTTCACTCGTTATTTTGAGCAATATAATTTACTGGAAGATTTACTACTTCATAATAACATAAGATACCGGCAGTTTCCAGAACAGGAAGTATTTTACAACAGTTTTAAGCGTGGTAAAACCACTATGTATAATGGCAAACAGGTGCATGTAGCACTTGGTAATTTCTTGGTGCCTGACAATGGGGGCACCATGTTTATTAAACTCTTTGTGGAGGTTGAATCCTACAGCATTGTGAGAATGGAGTATGAAAGAACTTTTAACAATGAGATACTTAGAAAGAAGGGTGATCTGGTTAGCAAGTATGTTTCGGATGTAAAAACAATTGATTTTAAAGAATACTTGGGTAAGATGTATTTAAACTTGATAACCTTAAGGTCAAGAATCAATTGGCATGACGAAGATACTGACCAGTTGAAGTTTGAAACTGAATTGCAGCAGGAATTACTTATCAATAACATTGAGACCAACCCTGATGAGCGTATTGGGCGAACAGAAAAGATGCGGAGATATGGTTTACAATATCAAGATGAGCGCTATAACAAAGAATTCTGGGAGAATTATAACGTGATTAAAGACACTCCACTGGACGAAGAAATTGTTGCTGATTTGGAAGAACTGGGAACACTTGAAGAGCAATTCGAATATTAA
- a CDS encoding type II CAAX prenyl endopeptidase Rce1 family protein produces MLIKIYDVIKLLCIHILATFLFSLLKVALEAFDLHDFNPPLINDSLKSEFPVAFILLTILIVPVIEELSFRLFLKPNNTNVELGIAAFVSILFIFFIDMRAHLLFLPIYLRVSFAYVILLVTFYTFIKFFFLNYSRIKARSISFLKSNFSLILFNIIFAAMHYKSELGTAYIWLYPVTLGSYFVGGYIYSILRIRHGLKYGILCHSMYNSILLGSSFLFEV; encoded by the coding sequence ATGCTTATTAAAATCTACGATGTAATAAAATTACTTTGCATACACATTTTGGCTACTTTCCTTTTTTCGCTATTAAAAGTAGCTCTTGAAGCATTTGACCTTCATGATTTTAATCCACCGCTTATTAATGATAGCCTCAAAAGTGAATTTCCGGTAGCTTTTATTTTACTCACTATTTTAATTGTTCCTGTTATTGAAGAATTGTCTTTTCGACTATTCTTAAAACCGAACAACACGAATGTTGAACTAGGAATTGCAGCTTTCGTATCAATACTATTTATCTTCTTCATTGATATGAGGGCACATCTGTTATTTCTTCCTATTTATTTAAGGGTTTCTTTTGCTTATGTAATTTTATTGGTCACTTTTTACACATTTATTAAATTTTTCTTCCTCAATTATTCCAGGATTAAAGCACGTAGCATTTCGTTTCTAAAATCAAATTTTTCGTTAATCCTTTTCAATATCATTTTTGCAGCAATGCACTATAAGTCAGAATTGGGAACAGCATATATTTGGTTATATCCGGTCACACTTGGTTCATATTTTGTCGGAGGGTACATTTATTCAATATTAAGAATTAGGCATGGGCTCAAGTATGGAATACTATGTCATTCGATGTATAACTCTATACTACTTGGAAGCTCATTTTTATTTGAGGTATAG
- a CDS encoding LytR/AlgR family response regulator transcription factor yields the protein MKIDCIIVDDEKLARELLMEFLEPHPNIEVVAQCSNGKDAVEKIETLQPQLIFLDVQMPGIDGFDVLESLDHKPYVIFTTAYDQYAIKAFDKNAIDYLLKPLDEERFNLAVNRASERIKADESNVEELISSIRGSLDSSDGKYSTHLFVQKSEKLLNLEVKDILHLEASGDYTVLTTKNDQFLSSSGIGKLEGKLDPEVFIRIHRSTIINLNCLKEIEKHFNGGLIVKMQNGKSFPVSRTYAKQIRKKVV from the coding sequence ATGAAAATTGATTGTATTATAGTTGACGATGAAAAGCTCGCGCGTGAATTATTAATGGAATTTCTCGAGCCTCATCCGAATATTGAAGTGGTGGCGCAATGCTCAAATGGAAAAGATGCTGTGGAAAAAATTGAAACATTACAACCACAGCTAATATTTCTAGATGTTCAAATGCCGGGAATTGATGGTTTTGATGTTTTAGAATCCCTTGATCATAAACCATACGTAATATTTACTACAGCATATGATCAATACGCGATAAAGGCGTTTGATAAAAATGCCATTGACTATTTGCTCAAACCCTTGGATGAAGAGCGTTTCAATTTGGCCGTAAATAGAGCTTCAGAAAGAATTAAGGCAGATGAAAGTAATGTAGAGGAATTGATATCCAGCATCAGAGGCTCACTAGATAGCTCTGATGGTAAGTACTCAACACACCTTTTCGTTCAAAAATCAGAGAAACTCCTCAACCTGGAAGTAAAAGATATTTTGCACCTTGAAGCATCAGGCGACTACACAGTACTAACCACTAAAAATGATCAGTTTTTAAGCTCTTCGGGAATTGGGAAGTTGGAAGGCAAGCTTGATCCTGAGGTGTTTATAAGAATACACAGGAGCACCATAATTAATCTGAATTGCCTAAAGGAAATAGAGAAACATTTTAATGGTGGACTAATTGTTAAAATGCAAAATGGAAAAAGCTTTCCAGTGAGTAGAACCTACGCAAAGCAAATAAGAAAGAAAGTAGTTTAA
- a CDS encoding bifunctional heptose 7-phosphate kinase/heptose 1-phosphate adenyltransferase: protein MSYTNFNQVFKEFNKLRVLIIGDVMVDAYIWGAVERISPEAPVPIVRATKRDYRLGGAANVALNVQALGADPILCAVVGQDEGAQKVFERLEVNKISKEGIVESSERPTTVKTRVLSSHQHIVRVDEETDKLLSKDEETKVWKRIAELLPTCDVVIFEDYDKGVITKNLIKKSVELAEKNGIPTVVDPKKRNFLNYKHTTLFKPNLKELKEGLKLEFEKGDKVEVEKAVEILMEKLQSKGSLITLSEKGVYINFKKEKHHIPAHLREISDVSGAGDTVISIAALCVALNLSPQVIAALSNLGGGLVCEHIGVVPIDKNDLLQEANKLNITL from the coding sequence ATGTCTTATACCAACTTCAATCAGGTTTTTAAAGAATTTAATAAGCTAAGGGTTCTGATCATTGGTGATGTTATGGTGGATGCCTACATCTGGGGGGCTGTGGAACGAATTTCTCCTGAGGCTCCGGTACCCATTGTAAGGGCCACTAAAAGAGACTACCGTTTAGGAGGTGCTGCCAATGTAGCACTTAATGTGCAGGCCCTTGGTGCCGATCCCATTCTTTGTGCAGTAGTTGGTCAGGATGAAGGAGCACAGAAAGTATTCGAACGACTGGAGGTAAATAAAATATCGAAAGAAGGTATAGTAGAATCATCTGAAAGGCCAACTACAGTTAAGACCAGAGTGTTAAGTAGTCACCAGCATATTGTAAGGGTAGATGAAGAAACAGATAAACTGCTTTCTAAAGATGAAGAGACAAAAGTTTGGAAAAGGATTGCGGAGTTATTGCCTACATGCGATGTAGTAATATTTGAAGATTACGATAAGGGTGTCATCACCAAAAACCTGATAAAAAAATCCGTTGAACTCGCAGAGAAAAATGGTATACCCACTGTGGTAGACCCTAAAAAGAGGAACTTCCTGAATTATAAGCACACAACTCTTTTCAAGCCCAATTTAAAGGAGTTGAAAGAAGGGCTGAAGTTAGAATTCGAAAAGGGTGATAAGGTGGAAGTAGAAAAGGCGGTTGAAATTTTAATGGAAAAACTTCAGAGTAAAGGTTCACTTATCACCTTATCTGAAAAAGGAGTTTATATAAATTTCAAAAAGGAAAAACATCACATCCCGGCCCATTTAAGGGAAATTTCAGATGTATCTGGCGCAGGTGATACTGTTATAAGTATTGCAGCTCTTTGCGTGGCACTTAATCTTTCTCCTCAGGTAATAGCGGCTCTTTCTAACTTAGGTGGTGGACTCGTGTGCGAGCATATTGGCGTAGTTCCTATAGATAAGAATGACCTATTACAAGAAGCCAACAAGTTAAATATTACTCTATAA
- the recR gene encoding recombination mediator RecR, which produces MEYPSKLIERAVEEISRLPGIGKKTALRLALHLLKEPVSASEALGQSIVELRKQIKYCKKCMNIADSDVCGICASHRREESTICVVEDTRDVLAIENTSQYNGLYHVLGGVISPIEGVGPDELNIEQLIERIKSSNGTVAEIIFALSPTMEGDTTAFYLTKQLKDFNIKISTIARGIPIGGELEYADEITLGRSIASRTAYNQE; this is translated from the coding sequence ATGGAATACCCATCTAAGTTAATAGAGAGAGCAGTTGAAGAAATATCCAGACTACCGGGAATTGGTAAAAAGACAGCATTGCGTTTAGCCCTACATTTATTAAAGGAGCCAGTAAGTGCATCAGAGGCATTGGGTCAATCCATTGTGGAATTAAGGAAGCAGATTAAGTATTGCAAAAAATGCATGAACATAGCTGATTCAGATGTTTGTGGCATTTGTGCCAGCCATAGGAGGGAAGAATCTACTATTTGTGTGGTTGAAGATACGAGGGATGTGTTAGCTATTGAAAATACATCGCAATACAACGGACTTTATCATGTGTTAGGTGGAGTGATTTCTCCTATCGAAGGTGTGGGGCCGGATGAATTGAACATAGAACAATTGATTGAGCGTATCAAATCTTCGAATGGTACGGTTGCTGAGATAATATTTGCACTAAGCCCAACAATGGAAGGTGATACCACAGCCTTTTACCTCACGAAGCAACTGAAAGACTTCAACATAAAAATCAGCACCATTGCTCGTGGCATTCCAATTGGTGGCGAGTTGGAATATGCCGATGAGATAACCCTTGGTCGTTCAATAGCCAGCAGAACGGCCTATAATCAGGAGTAG
- a CDS encoding alanine/glycine:cation symporter family protein, which yields MQALNDFLVLIDSFIGSAVWFPYALLGTGVFFTLYLGFPQIRFFKHAVRIVKGKFDRDDLPGDTSHFQALATALSGTVGTGNIAGVALALHLGGPAALFWMLVTAAVGMCTKFVEVSLSHKYREKLDDGTMAGGPMYYMKNAKFMFNGKQVNLKWLAAIFAFATVLSSFGTGSLPQINSISSSLLATFGIDQILSGAVLAVLLGLVIIGGIKRIAAVTSKLVPAMAIIYFIGAFAVILANLENIVPSFLSIVSDIFTGSAAAGGFIGANLAFAFNKGVGRGLFSNEAGQGSAPIAHASAKANEPLSEGMVAILEPFIDTIVICTITGLVLLSSGAWNEKHQNQFDFIDIEILTNQYRESNEEDLKKIYNHLNGNSAEKQFNGELIVENGVIMNNDITFLHARSFADDVLVYKNEGLLEEELFTGTVNISNGKVADEKSLKFIGKSLVHSAPLTAIAFKRGFFGDYGQYIVSIGLLLFAFSTAISWSYYGDRAMTFLFGTKSVIYYRIVYVIAFFFASFADTTIIWTLSGITIALMTLPNLVGIIWLRKDMKKTIREYGDFFEKNFPGVDHPKFK from the coding sequence ATGCAAGCATTAAATGATTTTCTTGTCCTAATTGATAGTTTTATTGGTAGTGCCGTTTGGTTTCCGTACGCTCTTTTGGGTACTGGGGTGTTTTTTACTCTGTATTTAGGATTTCCGCAAATCAGATTTTTCAAGCATGCAGTACGTATTGTTAAAGGAAAATTTGATAGAGATGATCTACCTGGAGATACATCACACTTTCAGGCATTAGCTACAGCACTTTCAGGTACGGTGGGTACTGGTAACATTGCTGGTGTTGCTTTGGCATTGCATCTTGGCGGACCAGCTGCCTTATTTTGGATGCTTGTTACAGCGGCTGTAGGTATGTGTACCAAATTTGTAGAGGTTTCACTCTCACATAAGTACAGAGAAAAACTAGACGATGGCACCATGGCTGGTGGCCCCATGTACTACATGAAAAATGCCAAATTCATGTTTAATGGCAAGCAAGTTAACTTAAAGTGGTTAGCTGCTATTTTTGCCTTTGCAACTGTTTTATCATCATTCGGAACGGGTAGTTTGCCACAGATCAATAGTATTTCTAGTTCGTTGTTAGCGACATTTGGTATAGATCAGATTTTATCTGGAGCTGTTTTAGCAGTTTTATTAGGCTTAGTAATTATTGGAGGTATTAAAAGAATTGCTGCTGTTACTTCTAAGCTGGTGCCGGCTATGGCAATCATTTATTTTATTGGTGCCTTTGCGGTTATTCTGGCCAATCTTGAAAACATAGTTCCTTCATTTTTATCGATTGTTTCAGATATTTTCACGGGTTCTGCAGCAGCAGGAGGATTTATAGGCGCGAATTTGGCCTTTGCATTTAATAAGGGTGTCGGTAGGGGATTATTCTCTAACGAGGCAGGTCAGGGTTCTGCACCTATTGCTCACGCATCAGCGAAAGCAAATGAGCCATTATCAGAAGGTATGGTGGCCATATTGGAGCCATTTATTGACACTATTGTAATTTGTACCATTACAGGATTGGTGCTTCTTTCATCTGGCGCATGGAATGAAAAACACCAAAATCAGTTCGACTTTATTGATATTGAAATTTTAACCAATCAGTATAGAGAGTCGAATGAAGAGGACCTTAAAAAAATCTATAATCACCTGAACGGAAACTCAGCAGAAAAGCAATTCAATGGAGAATTGATTGTTGAAAACGGTGTCATTATGAATAATGATATTACATTCTTACATGCACGATCTTTCGCGGATGATGTTCTCGTTTATAAAAATGAAGGTCTTTTAGAAGAGGAGTTATTTACTGGTACGGTGAATATTAGCAATGGAAAAGTGGCAGATGAGAAATCATTGAAATTTATTGGTAAGTCTTTGGTGCACTCAGCACCTTTAACAGCTATCGCATTTAAGCGAGGCTTCTTTGGTGATTATGGGCAGTACATTGTTTCTATTGGCCTATTATTATTTGCATTTAGTACAGCCATTAGCTGGTCGTATTATGGAGATAGGGCTATGACATTTTTGTTTGGCACAAAGTCAGTGATCTATTACAGAATTGTTTATGTGATTGCCTTCTTCTTTGCCTCCTTTGCTGATACCACCATTATCTGGACTTTGTCAGGTATTACCATCGCGTTGATGACATTGCCTAACCTTGTTGGTATTATATGGTTAAGAAAAGATATGAAAAAGACCATTCGAGAGTATGGTGATTTCTTTGAGAAAAACTTCCCAGGTGTGGATCACCCGAAATTCAAATAG